Proteins co-encoded in one Arthrobacter globiformis genomic window:
- a CDS encoding spermidine synthase, whose amino-acid sequence MARRIKSGGKSGPKPGTKSGGKRGRAAASDVLEVPRQVRPGGARADGPVEGIYYIDTGDCELIADQDNSTGWLLRINGVMSSHIDLADPLFLDFEYMRWMSALIESRWPTEAKPRLRGLHLGGGACSMARYFHAAYPDARQVVVELDGKLAEYVRGWFDLPKAPLLRLRVGEARAVTETLTPDTRDFIIRDVFAGAVTPFPLTTAEFNAHVRRVLAPGGIYVVNSGDGPDLKNAREDAAAIAAAFEHTTIIADPAMLKGRRYGNMVMAGSDQPFGDDPQLARRLLGGAVPAHIWNDAKVRAFAAGASVRHDPASSTDTQASTETAITALGPTADTGP is encoded by the coding sequence ATGGCACGGCGCATCAAGTCAGGTGGAAAATCGGGACCCAAACCCGGCACCAAATCCGGCGGCAAACGAGGCAGGGCAGCGGCCTCCGATGTGCTGGAAGTTCCGAGGCAAGTGCGTCCCGGGGGAGCTCGTGCAGACGGCCCCGTTGAGGGCATCTACTACATCGACACCGGCGACTGCGAGCTCATCGCGGACCAGGACAACTCCACCGGTTGGCTCCTTCGCATCAACGGCGTGATGAGTTCCCACATCGACCTCGCCGATCCGCTGTTCCTCGACTTCGAGTACATGCGCTGGATGTCCGCCCTGATCGAATCCCGCTGGCCGACGGAGGCCAAGCCCAGGCTGCGGGGCCTGCATCTGGGCGGCGGAGCCTGCTCGATGGCCCGCTACTTTCATGCTGCCTATCCGGACGCCCGGCAGGTGGTGGTGGAACTGGATGGGAAGCTTGCCGAATACGTCCGCGGCTGGTTCGACCTGCCTAAGGCTCCGCTGCTGCGGCTGCGGGTCGGCGAGGCCCGCGCTGTGACGGAAACCTTGACCCCGGACACCCGCGACTTCATCATCCGGGACGTGTTCGCCGGCGCGGTGACACCTTTTCCGCTGACCACCGCCGAGTTCAACGCGCACGTGCGGCGCGTGCTGGCGCCAGGCGGCATTTACGTGGTGAATTCGGGCGACGGCCCGGACCTGAAAAACGCCCGTGAGGATGCCGCCGCCATCGCGGCCGCGTTCGAGCACACCACCATCATCGCGGACCCGGCCATGCTCAAAGGCCGCCGGTACGGCAACATGGTGATGGCGGGCAGCGACCAGCCGTTCGGGGATGATCCGCAGCTCGCGCGGCGGCTCCTGGGCGGGGCGGTGCCCGCCCACATCTGGAACGATGCCAAGGTCCGGGCCTTCGCCGCCGGAGCCTCGGTGCGCCACGACCCTGCCTCAAGCACAGATACTCAAGCCAGCACCGAAACCGCGATCACCGCTCTGGGACCCACCGCCGACACTGGGCCTTAG
- the rfaE2 gene encoding D-glycero-beta-D-manno-heptose 1-phosphate adenylyltransferase, with translation MPSEPVLSEQRGLAAWLPRRLAQEQPAITVVGDFMLDGWWTGSIDRMCREAPAPVVDIARRDFAPGGAANTAMNLAALGARVSVAGIIGTDDAGAELRRQLAAAGVDTTLLAEHPDMVTTTKVRISSGGQVLLRFDDSAKAVPAEALATFEAAVPTAVGRQNAVVICDYGTGVLAEPVRSRLIETLARRGQDTLVVVDAHDPRPWAGLEPDLVTPNAQEAARMLDLRLGSGPERADVVTAHGGELLQATGARAVVVTLDRDGTVLIPAAGNPHRTWARPAAEKQASGAGDTFVAALTLSRAASLPLTASLDLAQAAADVVVHHPGTSVCGTDELGRYLESFADTALAADELERHIRAHRSDGQRVVLTNGCFDVLHRGHTRYLNQAKQLGDILVVALNSDDSVRKLKGPDRPINSVADRAAVIAALSCVDYVTVFDTPTPIPLIEQLRPEIYAKGGDYTPEMLAETEAVEAYGGTVTILDYVAERSTTAMVQRIRNGGGAPVPEG, from the coding sequence GTGCCTTCCGAACCAGTGCTTTCCGAACAGCGCGGCCTTGCCGCCTGGCTTCCCCGGAGGCTGGCCCAGGAGCAGCCGGCCATCACGGTGGTGGGCGACTTCATGCTCGACGGCTGGTGGACCGGCTCGATCGACAGGATGTGCCGCGAGGCCCCGGCTCCCGTGGTGGACATCGCCCGCCGTGACTTTGCTCCCGGCGGCGCGGCCAACACCGCCATGAACCTGGCCGCCCTCGGGGCCCGCGTCAGCGTGGCCGGCATCATCGGGACGGACGACGCCGGCGCGGAACTTAGGCGCCAGCTGGCCGCCGCCGGGGTGGACACCACGCTGCTCGCCGAGCACCCGGACATGGTCACCACCACCAAGGTCCGGATCAGCAGCGGCGGCCAGGTCCTGCTGCGCTTCGACGACTCGGCGAAAGCTGTTCCGGCCGAGGCCTTGGCGACATTCGAGGCGGCGGTGCCCACGGCCGTCGGCCGCCAGAACGCGGTGGTGATCTGCGACTACGGGACGGGAGTCCTCGCGGAGCCGGTGCGCAGTCGGCTCATCGAGACCCTTGCACGCCGTGGGCAGGACACGCTTGTGGTGGTGGACGCGCACGACCCACGCCCGTGGGCAGGACTTGAGCCGGACTTGGTCACGCCCAACGCGCAGGAGGCGGCCAGGATGCTGGACCTTCGGCTGGGCAGCGGGCCCGAACGTGCAGATGTGGTGACCGCGCACGGCGGCGAGCTGCTGCAGGCGACGGGGGCACGCGCCGTCGTGGTCACGCTGGACCGGGACGGAACGGTCCTCATCCCGGCGGCCGGAAACCCGCATCGGACGTGGGCGCGGCCGGCTGCCGAGAAGCAGGCCTCCGGCGCGGGCGACACCTTCGTGGCGGCACTGACCCTGTCGCGTGCCGCGTCGCTTCCGCTGACAGCCAGTCTGGATCTGGCGCAGGCGGCGGCGGACGTGGTGGTCCACCATCCCGGGACGTCCGTCTGCGGCACGGACGAGCTGGGCCGTTACCTGGAAAGCTTCGCGGACACGGCCCTGGCGGCCGACGAACTGGAACGGCACATCCGTGCCCACCGCAGCGACGGCCAGCGCGTGGTGCTGACCAACGGCTGTTTCGACGTCCTGCACCGTGGGCATACGCGCTACCTGAACCAGGCCAAGCAGCTCGGCGACATCCTGGTGGTGGCGCTCAACAGTGACGACTCCGTTCGGAAGCTCAAGGGGCCGGACCGTCCCATCAACAGCGTCGCGGACCGGGCAGCCGTGATCGCCGCCCTGAGCTGCGTGGATTACGTCACCGTCTTCGACACCCCGACGCCGATTCCCCTGATCGAGCAGCTGCGGCCGGAAATCTACGCCAAGGGCGGGGACTACACACCGGAGATGCTGGCTGAAACCGAAGCCGTGGAGGCCTACGGCGGCACGGTGACCATCCTCGACTACGTGGCCGAGCGCTCCACCACGGCCATGGTCCAGCGCATCCGCAACGGCGGGGGAGCACCCGTGCCGGAGGGGTAG
- a CDS encoding LysE family translocator: MLPLQNLLAFALVSALLIAVPGPSVLFVIGRSLALGRRGGLLSVLGNAAGELLQIAAVALGLGVVLAESMLLFTVVKFAGAAYLVYLGILAVLHRRGGPAGPDPSRPASTRRILREGFIVGATNPKSVVFFIAVLPQFVDHSAGAIPVQLALLGATFLGIALVSDSVWALAAGTARQWFARSPRRVAAVTTTGGVMMIGLGGTLALTGTKN, encoded by the coding sequence ATGCTCCCGCTGCAGAATCTCCTGGCCTTTGCCTTGGTCTCCGCGCTGCTGATCGCCGTCCCGGGCCCCAGCGTCCTGTTCGTCATCGGACGGTCGCTGGCCCTGGGGCGGCGGGGCGGCCTGCTGAGCGTTCTTGGCAATGCTGCCGGGGAACTGCTGCAAATCGCAGCGGTGGCCCTGGGCCTCGGCGTGGTGCTGGCTGAGTCGATGCTGCTGTTCACGGTGGTGAAGTTCGCCGGCGCGGCCTACCTTGTCTATCTGGGAATCCTGGCGGTGCTCCACCGCCGGGGCGGCCCTGCAGGCCCGGATCCGTCCAGGCCGGCCTCCACCCGGCGGATTCTGCGCGAAGGCTTCATTGTCGGGGCCACCAATCCGAAGTCCGTGGTGTTCTTCATAGCGGTCCTCCCCCAGTTCGTGGACCATTCTGCCGGCGCTATCCCGGTCCAGCTCGCCCTGCTTGGTGCCACGTTCCTGGGCATCGCGTTGGTCTCGGACAGTGTGTGGGCACTCGCGGCAGGAACTGCGAGGCAATGGTTCGCCCGCTCACCCCGCCGCGTGGCAGCTGTTACCACCACTGGCGGGGTGATGATGATCGGGCTCGGCGGCACCCTCGCCCTGACGGGTACCAAGAACTAG
- a CDS encoding aldehyde dehydrogenase family protein codes for MQSTIASELANAEDVLTILNPRTGETVGSLSVAGAEDVAGAVAAARAAQPGWAATPPGERGKLLREAARALEAAAAGLAELNAQETGRPVDEALAGIAAGVSTLEQYAELGPVHRGHSLRGNPLAADYTVAEPRGVAVLLTPWNDPVAVACGLIGAALVTGNTAIHKPSERCPHLGKLLGETLAPVFPSNVLVTLTGGADVGTLLTQQPDVDMFAHVGSSVTGDRIARAAVLTGAYVIRENGGNDPLLVDADVDPRWAAEQAAIGAFSNSGQICTSVERIYVHRSIAEPFCQALVEQARDRNRENRLAPLVDTRMRDAVHRHVAEAMQLGARAEEGGAVPDGPGAFYPATVLVDCTDSMDVMAEETFGPVAPVRMVDTFEEGLALAAAGRYGLAATVLTGSIAHAQQAVAALLVGTVKVNEVFGGAPGGAAQPRGESGHGFGYGPELLDEFTRVKVVHIAAPPAPAESAQPAQGVAS; via the coding sequence ATGCAATCGACCATCGCCAGCGAGCTGGCCAATGCGGAAGACGTGCTCACAATCCTGAACCCGCGAACCGGGGAAACCGTCGGCAGCCTTTCCGTCGCCGGCGCCGAGGATGTGGCGGGAGCCGTGGCGGCTGCCCGCGCTGCCCAGCCCGGCTGGGCGGCCACGCCTCCGGGGGAGCGTGGCAAGCTGCTGCGCGAGGCCGCCCGCGCGCTGGAGGCGGCCGCTGCAGGGCTTGCGGAACTGAACGCACAGGAGACCGGCCGTCCAGTAGATGAAGCTCTTGCCGGCATTGCCGCCGGTGTTTCCACGCTGGAGCAGTATGCGGAACTTGGTCCCGTACACCGGGGGCATAGCCTGCGCGGCAACCCGCTGGCAGCTGATTACACCGTCGCCGAGCCCCGCGGCGTGGCCGTCCTGCTGACCCCGTGGAACGACCCCGTCGCCGTCGCCTGCGGACTCATCGGGGCGGCCCTGGTCACCGGGAACACCGCCATTCATAAACCGAGCGAGCGATGCCCCCACCTGGGGAAGCTGCTGGGGGAGACGCTGGCGCCGGTATTTCCAAGCAACGTGCTGGTCACGCTCACAGGCGGGGCCGACGTCGGGACCCTCCTTACGCAGCAGCCGGACGTTGATATGTTCGCCCACGTCGGATCCAGCGTGACCGGTGACCGGATTGCGCGGGCGGCAGTGCTGACGGGTGCCTATGTCATCAGGGAAAACGGCGGGAACGATCCGCTGTTGGTGGATGCGGACGTTGATCCCCGCTGGGCCGCGGAACAGGCGGCGATCGGGGCCTTCAGCAACAGCGGGCAGATCTGCACGTCGGTGGAGAGGATCTACGTCCACCGGTCCATCGCCGAACCGTTCTGCCAGGCACTTGTGGAGCAGGCCCGGGACCGCAACAGGGAAAACCGGCTCGCGCCGCTCGTGGATACCCGGATGCGGGACGCCGTCCATCGGCATGTGGCGGAAGCGATGCAGCTGGGCGCGCGGGCGGAGGAGGGCGGCGCGGTCCCGGACGGGCCCGGCGCCTTCTATCCGGCTACGGTCCTGGTGGACTGCACCGATTCTATGGACGTTATGGCCGAGGAAACCTTCGGCCCAGTGGCCCCGGTGCGCATGGTGGACACCTTCGAAGAAGGGCTCGCCCTCGCCGCGGCCGGCCGTTACGGACTGGCCGCAACCGTCCTGACTGGCAGCATCGCCCATGCCCAGCAGGCCGTCGCAGCTCTGCTGGTGGGGACCGTCAAGGTCAACGAGGTGTTCGGCGGCGCACCAGGCGGGGCCGCCCAGCCCCGGGGCGAAAGCGGGCACGGATTCGGGTATGGGCCAGAACTCCTCGACGAATTTACCCGCGTCAAGGTCGTGCACATTGCTGCGCCGCCCGCACCCGCAGAATCTGCACAGCCAGCCCAGGGAGTAGCGTCGTGA
- a CDS encoding helix-turn-helix domain-containing protein, which produces MSIANLPTAYLTIAEVAAALRLSKMTVYRMVRAGTLAADRFGKSYRVPESAVEEYIRASGNVATEDPQSARG; this is translated from the coding sequence ATGTCCATCGCCAACCTGCCCACCGCGTACCTCACCATTGCCGAGGTCGCCGCAGCCCTGCGCCTTTCCAAAATGACCGTCTACCGGATGGTTCGGGCCGGCACGCTGGCGGCCGACCGGTTCGGCAAGTCATACCGTGTGCCGGAGTCGGCTGTGGAGGAGTACATCCGGGCCTCGGGCAACGTGGCAACGGAGGACCCACAGAGCGCACGCGGTTGA
- the rfaE2 gene encoding D-glycero-beta-D-manno-heptose 1-phosphate adenylyltransferase: protein MRITVVGDVLLDVDLSGEATRLCPDAPVPVVDVSDVRRRAGGAGLVARMLAQDGHRVTLVTVLSDDDASLALEGALAGVRVVSGPSGARTPVKTRIRAGRQPVVRVDEGCERPEVPAATAGMLRALDQAEVIVVADYGRGVAANPEIRELLEARAGDIPIVWDPHPSGAVPVRGVAVVTPNLSEAAKAADSSTGTPEAIAAVGTALLNRWQSKAVLVTMGEQGGLLSRPETPPLTITAPHTEVADPCGAGDRLAASLAVHLAEGRSLKEAAELAINEAANFLGAGGVASLPDRHRPVWHHCREEDALGLARRVRANGGTVVATGGCFDLLHAGHARTLAAARELGDCLIVCLNSDESVRRIKGEQRPIVSQQDRAELLLALECVDAVLVFGEDTPEACLESLRPDVWVKGGDYRASELPEAGLVESWGGRCVTVPFHQARSTSVLADALAKVS, encoded by the coding sequence ATGAGGATCACAGTAGTTGGCGACGTTTTGCTGGACGTGGACCTCTCCGGCGAAGCAACCCGGTTGTGCCCCGATGCGCCCGTGCCGGTGGTGGACGTCTCCGACGTCCGGCGCCGAGCCGGCGGTGCCGGGCTCGTGGCCCGGATGCTGGCCCAGGACGGTCACCGAGTGACCCTGGTGACAGTGCTTTCCGACGACGACGCCTCCCTGGCACTGGAAGGCGCGCTCGCCGGAGTGCGGGTTGTGTCCGGGCCCTCCGGCGCGAGGACGCCTGTGAAGACCCGGATCCGCGCGGGCCGCCAGCCGGTGGTGCGGGTGGATGAGGGATGCGAGCGGCCGGAAGTACCGGCGGCCACCGCGGGCATGCTCAGGGCGCTGGACCAGGCCGAGGTGATCGTCGTGGCCGATTACGGCAGGGGGGTTGCCGCGAACCCGGAGATCCGCGAGTTGCTCGAGGCCCGCGCCGGCGACATTCCGATTGTGTGGGACCCGCATCCCTCCGGTGCCGTCCCGGTGCGCGGCGTGGCCGTGGTGACCCCCAACCTGTCCGAGGCTGCCAAGGCCGCGGATTCCAGCACCGGAACGCCTGAGGCGATTGCCGCCGTCGGCACGGCGCTGCTGAACCGCTGGCAAAGCAAAGCGGTCCTCGTGACCATGGGGGAGCAGGGTGGCCTGCTGTCGCGGCCCGAGACCCCGCCCCTGACCATCACGGCCCCTCACACCGAGGTCGCGGATCCCTGCGGCGCGGGCGACCGGCTCGCGGCCAGCCTGGCCGTGCACCTGGCGGAGGGCCGCAGCCTGAAAGAGGCAGCGGAACTGGCCATCAATGAAGCGGCCAACTTTCTCGGGGCTGGCGGGGTGGCCTCGCTGCCGGACCGCCACCGGCCGGTCTGGCATCACTGCCGAGAGGAAGACGCCCTCGGCCTTGCCCGGCGGGTGCGGGCCAACGGGGGAACCGTCGTGGCCACCGGAGGCTGCTTCGACCTGCTGCATGCGGGCCATGCCCGCACGCTGGCGGCGGCCAGGGAACTGGGCGACTGCCTGATCGTGTGCCTGAATTCGGACGAGTCGGTCCGCCGGATTAAGGGCGAGCAAAGGCCCATCGTGAGCCAGCAGGACCGGGCGGAGCTCCTTCTGGCCCTCGAGTGCGTGGACGCCGTCCTGGTTTTCGGGGAGGACACGCCGGAGGCCTGCCTGGAATCGCTGCGGCCGGATGTCTGGGTGAAGGGCGGCGACTACCGTGCGTCGGAGCTGCCCGAGGCCGGGCTGGTCGAAAGCTGGGGAGGGCGCTGCGTGACGGTGCCGTTCCACCAGGCCCGGTCCACGTCCGTACTCGCAGATGCCCTGGCGAAGGTCAGCTGA
- a CDS encoding LysR family transcriptional regulator, which produces MDANPDDLLVLLAVSRSAKFTTAAQVLGLNHTTVSRRIAALEKALGGRVLARASGGWELTELGAQAVLVAEQVETAVRALGPSGQAPDPITGVVRMTATDGFSAYIAAPAVARLRRDHPGLSVEIVTVTRRALQQRSGLDIEVVVGEPQVHRAEAFRLGEYELGMYASRSYIEANGMPDSVEALTAHPLVYFVDSMLQVDDLDAPRRLVPAMRDGVSSTNVFVHVEATRAGAGVGFLPCFMADRHQDLVRLLPGSIAERLPYWMVLRPDSMRRPAVAAVVTALREQTTAHRQWLLGQGRGGSAAD; this is translated from the coding sequence ATGGATGCCAACCCGGACGACCTGCTGGTGTTGCTCGCCGTCTCACGCTCGGCGAAGTTCACGACGGCGGCCCAGGTCCTGGGCCTGAACCACACCACCGTTTCACGCCGGATTGCCGCACTGGAAAAGGCCCTGGGCGGCCGTGTTCTGGCCCGGGCCTCCGGGGGTTGGGAGCTGACCGAACTCGGCGCCCAGGCCGTGCTGGTCGCTGAGCAGGTGGAAACGGCGGTGCGTGCGCTGGGACCGTCAGGCCAGGCACCCGACCCGATTACCGGCGTCGTACGCATGACGGCGACCGACGGCTTCAGCGCGTACATCGCCGCTCCGGCGGTGGCACGGCTGAGGAGGGATCACCCGGGGCTCAGCGTCGAGATCGTCACCGTCACGCGGCGGGCACTGCAGCAACGCTCGGGACTGGACATCGAGGTGGTGGTGGGCGAGCCGCAGGTGCACCGGGCCGAAGCGTTCCGGCTGGGCGAGTACGAGCTCGGGATGTACGCGTCCCGCTCGTACATCGAGGCCAACGGAATGCCGGACTCGGTGGAGGCCCTGACCGCCCATCCGCTCGTCTACTTCGTGGATTCGATGTTGCAGGTGGACGACCTCGACGCACCGCGCCGGCTGGTGCCGGCCATGCGCGACGGCGTCAGCTCCACCAACGTGTTCGTGCACGTCGAGGCCACCCGGGCCGGCGCCGGGGTCGGGTTCCTCCCCTGTTTCATGGCCGACCGGCACCAGGACCTGGTCCGGCTGCTGCCCGGGAGCATCGCCGAACGGCTGCCCTACTGGATGGTCCTGCGGCCCGACTCGATGCGTCGGCCGGCCGTCGCCGCGGTAGTCACGGCGCTGCGTGAACAGACCACGGCGCACCGGCAGTGGCTACTCGGGCAGGGACGCGGCGGCTCAGCCGCTGACTGA
- a CDS encoding SDR family oxidoreductase, with product MTESTFRPGRVLVTGGASGLGAAVVDAVLKAGGTPVVLDRDIRNVSAAKAFEVDVSDRVAVTDAVRQAAETLDGLDAVVTAAGIDRCGKLEDVAADEWERVIGVNLLGTVSVVRAALPYLKESRGRVVTIASTLGKRALPEATAYCASKFGVVGFSHSLAAETGGEIGVTTMIPGGMKTRFFDDRAEQYKPQDDSRLNDPGNVAQAILFALSQPIGCEVREMLICHEEEGSWP from the coding sequence ATGACTGAATCGACTTTCCGGCCTGGCCGGGTCCTGGTAACCGGCGGTGCCTCCGGACTGGGGGCCGCCGTCGTCGATGCCGTGCTGAAAGCCGGGGGAACCCCGGTGGTACTGGACCGGGACATCCGGAACGTCTCGGCTGCGAAGGCATTTGAAGTGGACGTCTCGGACCGCGTCGCCGTGACTGACGCTGTCCGCCAGGCGGCCGAGACGCTGGACGGGCTGGATGCGGTGGTCACCGCCGCCGGCATCGACCGCTGCGGCAAGCTGGAGGACGTGGCCGCGGACGAATGGGAACGCGTCATCGGCGTCAACCTTTTGGGCACGGTTTCCGTCGTCCGGGCGGCCCTTCCGTACCTTAAGGAGTCCCGCGGCCGGGTGGTCACCATTGCGTCCACGCTGGGCAAAAGGGCACTGCCGGAGGCCACGGCCTACTGCGCCTCAAAATTCGGGGTAGTGGGCTTCAGCCATTCGTTGGCTGCCGAGACGGGCGGCGAGATCGGCGTGACCACCATGATTCCCGGCGGCATGAAGACGCGTTTCTTCGACGACCGCGCCGAGCAGTACAAGCCGCAGGACGACTCACGCCTGAACGACCCCGGCAACGTGGCCCAGGCCATTTTGTTCGCGTTGTCGCAGCCCATCGGCTGCGAGGTCCGCGAAATGCTTATCTGCCATGAGGAAGAGGGCTCATGGCCGTGA
- a CDS encoding glycosyltransferase family 9 protein, giving the protein MELFNADFGGARITGQGIGPVLEAFSGVSRIAVLRGGGLGDLMFALPAVAALKAAYPDASVTLLGTPVHAELLSQTVGPVDETVILPFSEGVRPGPEDDDELERFFAGMRARNFDLAVQLHGGGRYSNPFLLRLGARHTVGTRTADAARLERTVPYLYYQHEPLRALEVAGVAGAPPRELEARLQALPEFGRQLDQELLGNGGPGHGNGGPGHGRVLVIHPGATDPRRRWPTERFAAVARKAADDGFRVYVVGDSSEKELAEIVVELAVEQSGTGQSAAARPAVESLAGKLSLGELAALLAGSAVVVANDSGPRHLAQALGTPTVGIFWTGNAINAAPLGRSVHRIHLGWVTRCEVCGVDVTQVGWTAPRCPHDESTVKAVEPSEVYEDVLQLTAMSPLPHGR; this is encoded by the coding sequence ATGGAACTCTTCAACGCCGACTTCGGCGGAGCACGCATTACGGGGCAGGGAATTGGTCCCGTTCTGGAAGCCTTCAGCGGGGTTTCCCGCATCGCCGTTCTTCGTGGCGGCGGGCTGGGTGACCTGATGTTTGCCCTTCCGGCGGTGGCAGCGTTGAAGGCCGCCTACCCCGACGCCAGCGTCACACTGCTGGGCACGCCGGTCCACGCTGAGCTGCTGTCCCAGACCGTGGGACCGGTGGATGAGACGGTAATTCTGCCGTTTTCTGAAGGGGTCCGCCCGGGACCGGAAGACGACGACGAACTGGAGCGGTTCTTTGCCGGGATGCGCGCCAGGAACTTTGACCTGGCCGTCCAGCTGCACGGCGGGGGCCGGTACTCCAATCCGTTCCTGCTCCGCCTCGGCGCCCGCCACACCGTGGGCACCAGGACTGCGGACGCCGCTCGGCTGGAGCGGACCGTGCCCTACCTGTATTACCAGCATGAGCCGCTCCGGGCCCTCGAGGTGGCAGGAGTCGCCGGCGCCCCTCCCCGGGAGCTGGAAGCCAGGCTACAGGCGCTCCCGGAGTTCGGCCGGCAGCTTGATCAGGAGCTGCTGGGAAACGGCGGGCCAGGGCATGGCAACGGCGGGCCCGGGCACGGCCGGGTCCTTGTGATCCATCCGGGGGCAACCGATCCGCGCCGGCGCTGGCCGACGGAACGCTTCGCCGCGGTGGCCCGGAAGGCCGCCGACGACGGCTTCCGGGTATATGTGGTGGGCGACAGCAGCGAAAAGGAACTGGCCGAGATTGTGGTGGAGCTCGCCGTCGAACAATCCGGCACAGGACAGTCTGCTGCCGCCCGCCCGGCCGTTGAGTCACTCGCAGGCAAACTCAGCCTCGGCGAGCTCGCAGCGCTGCTGGCCGGCAGCGCCGTCGTCGTGGCAAACGATAGCGGACCCCGCCACCTCGCCCAGGCCTTGGGCACACCCACCGTGGGCATCTTCTGGACGGGCAATGCCATCAACGCCGCGCCGCTGGGACGCAGCGTGCACAGAATTCACCTCGGCTGGGTCACGCGCTGCGAAGTGTGCGGCGTGGACGTCACCCAGGTCGGGTGGACGGCCCCCCGGTGCCCGCATGACGAGTCCACCGTGAAGGCCGTCGAACCCTCAGAGGTTTACGAGGATGTTCTCCAGCTCACGGCCATGAGCCCTCTTCCTCATGGCAGATAA
- a CDS encoding 3-hydroxybutyrate dehydrogenase — protein sequence MEKNLNGLKALVTGGASGIGAACVRELAARGAKVVVADVDEAGAAALADEVGGTAWAIDLLDVEALAALSLDCDILVNNAGIQRISPIEDFDPGAFRQILALMLEAPFLLIRAALPHMYANGFGRIINLSSVHGLRASPFKSAYVSAKHGLEGLSKVTALEGGEHGVTSNCINPGYVRTPLVEKQIADQARVHGIPESEVLAKVMLTESAVKRLVEPEEVASLVAWLSSDAAGMVTGASYTMDGGWSAR from the coding sequence GTGGAAAAGAACCTGAACGGCCTCAAGGCCCTGGTCACCGGCGGTGCCAGCGGCATCGGCGCGGCGTGCGTACGGGAGCTGGCCGCCAGGGGAGCCAAGGTGGTGGTGGCCGACGTCGACGAAGCCGGCGCCGCGGCCCTCGCCGATGAGGTGGGCGGCACGGCCTGGGCAATCGACCTCCTGGACGTCGAGGCACTTGCCGCGCTGAGCCTGGATTGCGACATCTTGGTGAACAACGCCGGCATCCAGCGCATCAGCCCCATCGAAGACTTCGATCCCGGGGCGTTCCGGCAGATCCTGGCGCTCATGCTCGAGGCCCCCTTCCTGCTGATCCGTGCCGCACTGCCGCACATGTACGCCAATGGTTTCGGGCGCATCATCAACCTGTCGTCGGTGCACGGTCTCCGGGCCTCCCCGTTTAAGAGTGCTTACGTCTCGGCGAAGCACGGTCTTGAGGGGCTGAGCAAGGTGACGGCACTTGAAGGCGGCGAGCACGGGGTTACGTCCAACTGCATCAACCCCGGTTACGTGCGAACCCCGCTGGTGGAGAAGCAGATCGCGGACCAGGCACGTGTCCATGGGATTCCGGAGTCAGAGGTCCTGGCGAAGGTGATGCTCACGGAGTCCGCGGTGAAACGGCTTGTGGAACCCGAAGAGGTGGCCTCGCTGGTTGCGTGGCTGTCCTCCGACGCCGCCGGAATGGTCACCGGGGCCAGCTACACAATGGACGGGGGCTGGTCCGCCCGGTAG